One region of Limisphaera ngatamarikiensis genomic DNA includes:
- a CDS encoding glycoside hydrolase family 43 protein — protein sequence MKRTMGLLRIWILAGWFASVSAVLAAGPASPAPRDTVYLFSTFREPEQDGLLFAYSPDGHHWTRVPGRFMEPRVGGKVFRDPSICRGPDGIWHLVWTSAWRGDRGFGYARSRDLVHWEDQRFIPVMEHEPETVNVWAPELFYDAPRNRFIIVWASTIPGRFPDYLEPRTNNHRLYYTITRDFRQFAPTKLFWDPGYSVIDAQIVFTDPGYVLVHKDNTRPERRLRVAFGSSPLGPWRDIWPPITEPFTEGPSALKVGDEWILYYEAYRDGEYRALKTRDFRVFRNATREMTFPPGLKHGTAFRATRADLERLLQAGAAAGQP from the coding sequence GTGAAACGGACGATGGGACTGCTCAGGATTTGGATCCTTGCCGGGTGGTTCGCCAGCGTAAGCGCGGTTCTCGCGGCCGGACCGGCGTCGCCGGCACCCCGGGACACCGTTTACCTCTTCAGCACCTTCCGTGAACCGGAACAGGACGGCCTACTCTTCGCTTACAGCCCGGACGGTCACCATTGGACCCGGGTGCCCGGCCGATTCATGGAGCCGCGCGTTGGCGGCAAGGTGTTCCGTGATCCCAGCATCTGTCGCGGCCCGGATGGCATCTGGCACCTCGTTTGGACCAGCGCGTGGCGCGGCGACCGCGGCTTCGGCTACGCGCGGTCCCGCGACCTGGTTCATTGGGAGGACCAGCGCTTCATCCCCGTCATGGAACATGAACCCGAGACCGTCAATGTCTGGGCTCCGGAACTTTTCTACGACGCGCCCCGCAACCGGTTCATCATCGTCTGGGCGTCCACCATCCCGGGCCGGTTTCCGGATTACCTCGAACCCCGCACCAACAATCATCGCCTCTACTACACCATTACCCGTGACTTTCGGCAGTTCGCGCCCACGAAGCTTTTCTGGGACCCGGGTTACAGCGTGATTGACGCACAGATCGTCTTCACCGACCCGGGCTATGTGCTGGTGCACAAGGACAACACCCGCCCTGAACGCCGACTCCGCGTGGCGTTCGGGAGCTCGCCTCTCGGCCCCTGGCGCGACATCTGGCCCCCCATCACCGAGCCCTTTACCGAGGGCCCCTCGGCCCTCAAGGTCGGTGACGAGTGGATCCTCTACTACGAGGCTTACCGCGACGGCGAATACCGCGCCCTCAAAACCCGCGATTTCCGCGTCTTCAGAAACGCCACCCGGGAAATGACCTTTCCCCCGGGGCTGAAGCACGGCACGGCCTTCCGCGCCACGCGCGCAGACCTGGAGCGGCTCTTGCAGGCCGGTGCCGCCGCCGGGCAACCGTGA
- a CDS encoding prepilin-type N-terminal cleavage/methylation domain-containing protein: MTHRTTWTGPGTPGCGTGSATAAATAFSLIELLVVLVILGLLAAMLLPALARSKDRARTIACQNHLRQLQTCWYLYAGDHADVLPPNNSVYSLTTGDPLARGASWCPGNTRLDVEPTNIQKGLLFPYNRSTAIYRCPADRSTVETPEGRPLPYPRTRSYNMSQSVNGWPEFDPVLARIIPSYKKLTNIRSPSPAQLMVFLDVHEDSILDSLFGIPVTGVWGDRREWWDVPADRHAQGCNLSFADGHAEHWRWRVPKRVPTRLAPTPVPASELPDYLRVQQAVRQSWETP; the protein is encoded by the coding sequence ATGACGCACCGGACCACGTGGACCGGCCCTGGAACCCCGGGCTGCGGCACTGGTTCAGCCACCGCCGCCGCCACGGCGTTCAGCCTGATCGAACTGCTGGTGGTGCTGGTGATCCTGGGCCTGTTGGCGGCCATGCTCCTGCCGGCCCTGGCCCGCTCCAAGGACCGCGCCCGTACCATCGCCTGCCAGAATCATCTGCGTCAGCTCCAAACCTGCTGGTATCTTTACGCCGGCGACCATGCAGACGTGCTGCCGCCCAACAACTCCGTCTACAGCCTGACCACGGGCGATCCCCTGGCGCGGGGCGCCTCGTGGTGCCCGGGCAACACCCGGCTCGACGTCGAACCCACCAACATCCAGAAGGGGCTCCTGTTCCCCTACAACCGTTCCACAGCCATTTACCGGTGCCCGGCCGACCGCTCCACGGTCGAAACCCCCGAGGGCCGTCCTCTCCCATACCCGCGCACCCGCAGCTACAACATGAGCCAGTCCGTCAACGGCTGGCCCGAGTTCGATCCCGTTCTGGCCCGCATCATTCCCTCGTACAAAAAATTGACCAACATCCGCTCGCCCAGCCCCGCGCAACTGATGGTCTTCCTCGATGTGCACGAGGATTCCATCCTGGACTCGCTCTTCGGCATACCGGTGACCGGCGTATGGGGAGATCGCCGCGAATGGTGGGATGTCCCGGCCGATCGACACGCGCAAGGCTGCAACCTCTCGTTCGCCGACGGGCACGCGGAACATTGGCGCTGGCGGGTGCCGAAAAGGGTCCCCACCCGCCTGGCACCTACACCGGTCCCCGCCAGCGAACTGCCCGACTATCTCCGGGTCCAACAAGCCGTCCGCCAGAGCTGGGAAACCCCTTGA
- a CDS encoding DUF499 domain-containing protein, with product MEPWYKIVTPREEVRQGRSFNPDEFAIALEQVVAGTAPEDYRDPAQFFSRTCWTRALRDHAGMVLRRLSGRTDNTAPVLTLVTQFGGGKTHTLTALYHLGTRGEKAVDYPGVADLLREVGLASVPAARVAVFVGNAWDPQDGRETPWIDIARQLAGDKGVEALGPAAKTTPPGTDAIGRVLQAANAPVLILFDEVLNFLNRHRDMAEPFHAFIQNLTVAMTGTSHGTAVISLPRSQVEMTEWDMQWQDRITKVVRRVARDLIVNDETEISEVVRRRLFEHLGNERVRKSVAKAFADWCFERRAQLPPEWTAVDTAATEAKAREYLRARFEACYPFHPATLSVFQRKWQSLQQYQQTRGTLAMLAQWIARAYREGYTSAREEPLITLGSAPLHDPGFRSTILGQLGEPRLGVAIEVDIAGEHSHARALDADTKGPLRDIHRRVGTAILFESSGGQTDKVAHLPELRFALGEPRVDTTSVDNAALALESRAYYIQKVGSDGFKVYHKATIRKAVNDRRASLDEEADIKPAMRRLVEREFRRGAGVPVVAFPGDGAEVEDSPRLTVVVMDPGIEWTGEGALRQQLAQWTKQRGNSPRLYPGSLVWCFKKPGRELREKVELWLAWRRVEEEIARGTLGGDYDRADQQEVREKVRVAEETAREEVWAGYRFVVIADPQSPDGLKVIDLGAGHSSSQETLCGRVIGALKSQGLLNESVGAGYLERNWPPAFKESGAWPLSSLRQSFLNGSLTRLVDPDARLRQKICEFVEHGDFGLASGPNPDGTYQRFWYKESISEDEVSFEPGVFLVLRAKAELLKAGRPQIGPELTPPQPVTETRSSPGSGTSTSTLLPPTAEPALKALRIRGKVPPEVWNRLGTKLIPKLRSAQDVEVSVDFSVKVQGAAAEGLKADLRQIVQDLGLSGQLQIQEET from the coding sequence ATGGAACCCTGGTATAAGATTGTGACACCGCGTGAAGAGGTCCGGCAGGGCCGTTCCTTCAACCCCGACGAGTTTGCCATTGCCCTGGAGCAGGTCGTGGCCGGGACGGCGCCCGAGGACTACCGGGACCCTGCACAGTTCTTCTCCCGCACCTGCTGGACGCGGGCGTTGCGGGACCACGCCGGGATGGTTCTTCGGCGGCTTTCGGGGAGGACGGACAATACCGCACCGGTCCTGACCCTGGTGACCCAGTTCGGCGGCGGCAAAACGCACACCCTGACGGCTCTCTATCATCTGGGCACCCGTGGGGAGAAGGCCGTGGACTACCCGGGTGTTGCGGATCTGCTCCGGGAGGTCGGGCTTGCGTCGGTTCCCGCGGCGCGCGTTGCCGTGTTTGTGGGCAACGCCTGGGACCCGCAGGATGGCCGGGAGACGCCGTGGATCGACATCGCCCGCCAGCTGGCGGGCGACAAGGGCGTTGAAGCGCTGGGGCCGGCCGCGAAGACGACACCCCCGGGGACAGATGCCATCGGACGCGTGTTGCAGGCAGCCAATGCCCCCGTGCTCATCCTCTTCGACGAGGTGCTCAACTTCCTCAATCGGCATCGCGACATGGCCGAACCGTTCCATGCCTTCATCCAGAACCTGACGGTCGCCATGACGGGAACGAGCCACGGCACAGCGGTCATCAGCCTGCCGCGCAGCCAGGTGGAGATGACCGAATGGGACATGCAGTGGCAGGATAGGATCACCAAGGTGGTCCGCCGCGTGGCCAGGGACCTCATCGTCAATGATGAGACGGAAATCAGCGAGGTCGTCCGACGGCGGCTTTTCGAGCATTTGGGAAATGAGCGCGTGAGGAAGAGCGTGGCGAAAGCGTTTGCGGACTGGTGCTTTGAACGTCGGGCGCAGCTTCCCCCGGAATGGACGGCGGTGGACACGGCGGCCACGGAAGCCAAAGCCCGCGAGTATCTGCGTGCCCGGTTCGAGGCGTGTTACCCGTTCCATCCGGCCACGCTCTCGGTCTTCCAGAGGAAATGGCAGTCGCTGCAGCAATACCAGCAAACGCGTGGAACGCTCGCCATGCTGGCCCAATGGATTGCCCGGGCCTACCGCGAGGGCTACACGTCCGCCCGGGAGGAACCACTCATTACCCTGGGGTCGGCCCCGCTTCACGACCCGGGGTTCCGCAGCACCATCCTCGGCCAGCTTGGAGAACCCAGGCTCGGTGTGGCGATTGAGGTGGACATTGCCGGGGAGCATTCCCATGCCCGTGCACTGGATGCGGATACCAAAGGCCCGCTCCGTGACATTCATCGCCGCGTGGGCACGGCCATTCTCTTTGAATCCTCGGGCGGGCAGACGGACAAGGTTGCGCACCTGCCGGAGCTGCGCTTTGCCCTGGGCGAACCCAGGGTGGACACCACTTCGGTGGACAACGCCGCCCTGGCGCTGGAATCCCGGGCCTACTACATCCAGAAGGTCGGCTCCGACGGGTTCAAGGTGTATCACAAGGCCACGATCCGAAAGGCGGTCAACGACCGTCGGGCTTCGCTGGACGAGGAGGCGGACATCAAACCCGCCATGCGCAGGCTTGTTGAGCGGGAGTTTCGTCGTGGGGCCGGTGTGCCCGTGGTGGCGTTTCCCGGGGACGGCGCCGAGGTGGAGGATTCGCCCCGGTTGACGGTGGTGGTCATGGACCCCGGGATCGAATGGACCGGCGAGGGGGCACTGCGTCAGCAACTGGCCCAATGGACCAAACAGCGGGGCAATTCCCCGCGTCTCTACCCCGGATCTCTGGTCTGGTGCTTCAAAAAGCCGGGGCGCGAGCTGAGAGAAAAGGTGGAACTGTGGCTGGCATGGAGGCGGGTGGAAGAGGAGATTGCCCGGGGAACGCTGGGCGGTGATTATGACCGGGCCGACCAGCAGGAGGTTCGTGAAAAAGTCAGGGTTGCCGAGGAGACAGCCCGTGAGGAGGTATGGGCCGGCTACCGGTTTGTGGTGATTGCGGATCCCCAAAGCCCGGACGGGCTGAAGGTCATTGATCTTGGGGCCGGGCATTCGAGCAGCCAGGAAACCCTCTGCGGCCGGGTCATTGGCGCCCTGAAGTCCCAGGGGCTGCTCAACGAGTCGGTGGGCGCGGGTTACCTGGAACGCAACTGGCCGCCGGCGTTCAAGGAGAGCGGCGCATGGCCACTTTCGAGCCTCCGGCAAAGCTTTCTCAACGGGAGCCTCACGAGACTGGTCGACCCGGACGCGAGGTTACGGCAGAAAATCTGCGAATTTGTGGAGCACGGGGACTTCGGACTGGCTTCAGGTCCGAACCCGGACGGCACCTACCAGCGTTTTTGGTACAAGGAGTCCATCAGCGAGGACGAGGTCAGCTTCGAGCCCGGAGTCTTTTTGGTGCTGCGGGCGAAGGCGGAACTCCTCAAGGCAGGGCGGCCGCAAATAGGGCCGGAGCTTACGCCGCCTCAGCCCGTGACCGAAACAAGAAGTTCACCCGGAAGCGGCACTTCGACTTCGACTTTGCTCCCGCCCACGGCCGAGCCCGCGCTGAAGGCGCTGCGCATCAGGGGAAAGGTTCCCCCGGAGGTCTGGAACCGGCTGGGGACGAAACTGATTCCGAAACTGCGAAGTGCGCAGGATGTGGAGGTGTCGGTCGACTTTTCCGTCAAAGTGCAAGGTGCAGCGGCCGAGGGCCTGAAGGCCGACCTGCGCCAGATTGTTCAGGACCTGGGCCTCTCCGGTCAGCTTCAGATTCAGGAGGAGACGTGA
- the xylA gene encoding xylose isomerase — translation MKAAFPKIGKIQYEGPNSRNPLAFKHYNPDEIVEGKPMREHLRFSVVYWHTFRNPLADPFGVGTAIRPWDDGSNSIANAQRRVRVAFEFMEKLGVPFYAFHDRDIAPEGRTLRETNKNLDAVVKVIKEEQERTGIKPLWGTASLFTHPRYAMGAATSPNAEVFAFAAAQVKKAIEITHELGGAGYVFWGGREGYSTLWNTDMKRELDHLALFLHMAVEFKKEIGFKGQFYIEPKPKEPTKHQYDSDAAACLNFLRQYDLLPHFKLNIETNHATLAGHEMMHELEVAGSAGALGSIDANTGDPLLGWDTDQFPTNIYLTTQIMYTILKYGGFTTGGVNFDAKVRRESFEPIDLFYAHIGGMDAFARGLKIAAALRKDGRLAEFVKQRYSSWDSGLGAEIEAGKMNFRKLEAIMLKKGEAAPNMSGRQELLENIINEFI, via the coding sequence ATGAAAGCTGCCTTCCCCAAGATCGGTAAAATCCAATACGAAGGGCCCAACTCCCGCAATCCCCTGGCCTTCAAACATTACAACCCCGACGAAATCGTCGAAGGAAAACCGATGCGCGAGCACCTCCGGTTTTCCGTGGTCTACTGGCACACCTTCCGGAATCCCCTGGCCGATCCCTTCGGCGTCGGCACCGCCATCCGACCCTGGGACGACGGATCCAACTCCATCGCCAACGCCCAGCGCCGCGTCCGTGTCGCCTTCGAGTTCATGGAGAAACTCGGTGTGCCCTTCTACGCGTTCCACGACCGCGACATCGCTCCCGAAGGTCGCACCCTCCGCGAGACCAACAAGAACCTCGATGCCGTGGTCAAGGTGATCAAGGAGGAACAGGAACGCACCGGTATCAAACCCCTGTGGGGCACCGCTTCCCTCTTCACCCACCCGCGCTACGCCATGGGCGCTGCCACCAGCCCCAACGCCGAGGTCTTTGCCTTTGCCGCCGCCCAGGTCAAAAAAGCCATCGAAATCACCCACGAACTGGGCGGAGCCGGTTACGTCTTCTGGGGCGGCCGCGAGGGCTACAGCACCCTCTGGAACACCGACATGAAACGCGAGCTGGATCACCTCGCCCTGTTCCTCCACATGGCCGTCGAGTTCAAAAAGGAAATCGGCTTCAAGGGCCAGTTCTACATCGAACCCAAACCCAAGGAACCCACCAAACACCAATACGATTCCGACGCCGCTGCCTGCCTGAACTTCCTCCGGCAATACGACCTGCTGCCCCACTTCAAACTCAACATCGAAACCAACCACGCCACCCTCGCCGGCCACGAAATGATGCATGAACTCGAAGTGGCCGGGTCTGCTGGCGCCCTCGGCTCCATCGACGCCAACACCGGCGACCCGCTCCTCGGTTGGGACACCGACCAGTTCCCCACCAACATCTACCTCACCACCCAGATCATGTACACCATCCTCAAGTACGGCGGGTTCACCACCGGCGGCGTCAACTTCGACGCCAAGGTCCGCCGCGAAAGTTTCGAGCCCATCGACCTCTTCTACGCACACATCGGCGGCATGGACGCCTTCGCCCGCGGCCTCAAAATCGCCGCCGCACTTCGCAAAGACGGACGTCTTGCGGAATTCGTCAAACAGCGTTATTCTTCCTGGGACAGTGGCCTTGGGGCCGAAATTGAGGCGGGCAAGATGAACTTCCGCAAACTCGAGGCGATCATGTTGAAGAAGGGTGAGGCCGCTCCCAACATGAGCGGCCGCCAGGAGTTGCTGGAGAACATCATCAACGAGTTCATCTGA
- a CDS encoding YbhB/YbcL family Raf kinase inhibitor-like protein, with protein MKLEIRSPAFGYGAVIPQQYTGLGRDISPPLEWSGVPGEARSLALVVEDPDAPMGTWTHWLVYALSPQTRGLAEDQPRTQYLAGGARQGINDFRRLGYGGPLPPPGPPHRYFFRLYALDCELDLPPGLNRARLLEAMKGHIVAQAEWMGTFQRK; from the coding sequence ATGAAACTCGAGATTCGTAGTCCCGCATTTGGGTACGGTGCCGTCATCCCGCAACAATACACAGGTTTGGGTCGTGACATCTCCCCGCCGTTGGAGTGGAGTGGCGTGCCGGGTGAAGCCCGGAGCCTGGCGCTGGTGGTGGAGGACCCGGATGCACCCATGGGCACATGGACCCACTGGCTGGTGTACGCCCTTTCCCCTCAAACCCGCGGTCTCGCCGAGGATCAACCCAGGACCCAGTACCTCGCCGGGGGTGCGCGGCAGGGTATCAATGACTTCCGTCGTCTGGGGTACGGCGGGCCGCTGCCACCGCCCGGGCCGCCGCACCGCTACTTTTTCCGGCTGTACGCACTGGACTGCGAACTCGACCTGCCGCCGGGTTTGAATCGCGCACGACTGTTGGAGGCGATGAAAGGGCATATCGTGGCGCAGGCCGAGTGGATGGGGACGTTTCAGCGGAAGTGA
- a CDS encoding DEAD/DEAH box helicase, translating to MGLTLYDLLVRDPDNVSSESLLDRFLEYVADRGMTLYPAQEEALLAVLEGHNVILQTPTGSGKSLVAMAMLFVALARGRRAVYTCPIKALVNEKWRDLCREFGPDNVGLSTGDASVNRQAPILCCTAEILANIALRRGAQAPVDDLVMDEFHWYADRDRGVAWQVPLLTLPQTRFLLMSATLGDTRFFEEELTRLTGRPTVTVNGSERPVPLEYEWSERPLAQTVERLLAEDRAPIYVVHFTQAEAAESAQDFMSLPLCTRAEKEQIAAELETVRFNSPYGPEIRKWLRQGIGLHHAGLLPKYRVLVERLAQRGLLKIICGTDTLGVGVNIPIRTVVFTRLCKYDGEKVKLLSARDFHQIAGRAGRKGFDEKGWVVVQAPEEVIERKKLEEKAAREGRKVTRRKSSEPGRISWDRKTFERLITAAPERLTSRFQVSPGMLLHVLSRPDEDGCRALQQIIRRCHDSPRQKKEHFKRAWQLFRSMVNRNVIEIVPREQRDARGLPKLRVNVELQEDFSLDQTLSLYLLETLLILDPQSPQYALDVLSLVEAILEDPEPILWRQLERVRAEALAAMKAEGVPYEERMERLEELEYPKPNRDFIYGTFNAFAERHPWVGQENIRPKSIAREMYEGFRSFDDYVRDYQLQRVEGLLLRHLHSVYKVLKQTVPEPAKTDAIREMELYFGTMIRTVDSSLLEEWEQMRDPEYERRVAEERARITGQPVSLPAEQPGGGVTADPTTFTGLVRNRIFTFLRAWSTRQFEAALAELRAPEDAEGVPWTVARLESALETYLRDHVRLSMDPEARNRRHTHVLPHAGKDAKWTVQQMLVDPEGHNDWVAEWEVDLAASDAAGEPVMRLLRLGPLV from the coding sequence ATGGGGCTGACACTCTACGACCTGCTGGTGCGAGATCCGGACAACGTGTCCAGTGAAAGTCTGCTGGACCGGTTTCTGGAGTACGTCGCCGACCGGGGGATGACCCTGTACCCGGCGCAGGAGGAGGCGTTACTGGCGGTGTTGGAGGGGCACAACGTGATCCTGCAGACGCCGACGGGATCGGGCAAGAGCCTGGTGGCGATGGCGATGTTGTTTGTGGCGCTGGCGCGGGGTCGGCGGGCGGTTTACACGTGCCCGATCAAGGCGCTGGTGAACGAGAAATGGCGGGATTTGTGCCGAGAATTTGGTCCGGACAACGTGGGGTTGTCCACCGGGGACGCGTCGGTGAACCGGCAGGCTCCCATTCTGTGCTGCACGGCGGAGATCCTGGCGAACATCGCGTTGCGGCGGGGTGCGCAGGCGCCCGTGGACGATCTGGTGATGGACGAATTCCACTGGTACGCGGACCGGGACCGGGGCGTGGCCTGGCAGGTGCCGTTGCTGACGCTGCCGCAGACGCGGTTTTTGCTGATGTCGGCCACGCTGGGGGACACGCGGTTTTTCGAGGAGGAACTGACGCGGCTGACGGGGCGGCCGACGGTGACGGTGAACGGGTCCGAGCGGCCGGTACCGCTGGAGTATGAATGGTCGGAGCGTCCCCTGGCGCAGACGGTGGAACGGTTGCTGGCGGAGGACAGGGCCCCGATTTACGTGGTGCATTTCACGCAGGCGGAGGCGGCGGAGAGTGCGCAGGATTTCATGAGCCTGCCGCTGTGCACGCGGGCCGAGAAGGAGCAGATTGCGGCCGAGCTGGAGACGGTGCGTTTCAACTCGCCGTACGGGCCGGAGATCCGGAAGTGGTTGCGGCAGGGGATTGGTCTGCATCATGCGGGGTTGCTGCCGAAGTACCGTGTGTTGGTGGAACGGCTGGCGCAGCGCGGTCTGCTGAAGATCATTTGCGGGACGGACACGCTGGGTGTGGGGGTGAACATTCCGATCCGGACGGTGGTGTTCACGCGGCTGTGCAAATACGACGGGGAAAAGGTGAAGCTGTTGAGTGCGCGGGACTTTCATCAGATCGCGGGTCGGGCCGGGCGAAAGGGCTTTGACGAGAAGGGCTGGGTGGTGGTGCAGGCGCCGGAGGAGGTGATCGAGCGGAAAAAGCTGGAGGAAAAAGCGGCCCGGGAGGGTCGCAAGGTGACCCGGCGAAAATCGTCCGAGCCGGGTCGGATCAGTTGGGACCGCAAGACGTTCGAACGGCTGATCACGGCGGCGCCGGAGCGGTTGACCTCACGGTTCCAGGTAAGTCCCGGGATGTTGTTGCATGTGTTGAGTCGGCCGGATGAGGACGGCTGTCGCGCCCTGCAACAGATCATCCGGCGGTGTCACGATTCGCCGCGGCAGAAGAAGGAACACTTCAAGCGGGCCTGGCAGCTCTTTCGCTCGATGGTGAACCGGAACGTGATCGAGATCGTGCCGCGGGAACAGCGGGATGCCCGGGGCCTGCCGAAGCTGCGGGTGAACGTGGAGCTGCAGGAGGATTTTTCGCTGGACCAGACGCTCTCGCTTTATCTGCTGGAGACGCTGTTGATCCTGGACCCGCAATCGCCGCAGTACGCGCTGGACGTGTTGTCCCTGGTGGAGGCGATTCTGGAGGACCCGGAGCCGATCCTGTGGCGCCAGTTGGAGCGGGTGCGTGCCGAAGCCCTGGCCGCCATGAAGGCTGAAGGAGTCCCCTACGAGGAACGGATGGAACGGCTGGAGGAACTGGAGTACCCGAAGCCGAATCGCGATTTCATCTACGGGACCTTCAATGCGTTTGCGGAGCGGCATCCCTGGGTGGGGCAGGAAAACATCCGACCCAAAAGCATTGCACGCGAAATGTACGAGGGATTTCGATCGTTTGACGATTACGTGCGGGATTACCAGCTGCAACGCGTGGAGGGCCTGCTGCTCCGGCACCTGCACAGCGTCTACAAGGTGCTCAAACAAACCGTGCCCGAACCGGCCAAGACGGACGCCATCCGGGAGATGGAACTCTATTTCGGCACCATGATCCGGACCGTCGATTCCAGCCTGCTGGAGGAATGGGAGCAGATGCGCGACCCGGAGTACGAACGACGCGTGGCCGAGGAACGGGCACGCATTACCGGACAGCCGGTGAGCCTGCCCGCCGAGCAGCCCGGGGGCGGCGTCACGGCCGATCCCACCACCTTCACCGGCCTGGTGCGGAACCGGATCTTTACCTTTTTGCGCGCCTGGAGCACGCGACAATTTGAGGCGGCCCTGGCGGAGCTGCGCGCACCGGAAGACGCGGAGGGGGTGCCATGGACGGTGGCGCGGCTGGAATCCGCCCTGGAAACGTACCTCCGGGACCATGTCCGGCTGAGCATGGACCCCGAAGCGCGCAACCGGCGACACACCCACGTGCTGCCGCACGCCGGCAAAGACGCCAAATGGACGGTCCAGCAGATGTTGGTGGATCCCGAAGGGCACAACGACTGGGTGGCCGAGTGGGAGGTGGACCTGGCGGCATCGGATGCCGCGGGCGAACCGGTGATGCGGTTGCTTCGGCTGGGTCCGTTGGTGTGA